TAGGCGTAAATAGGCCTGCGGAAAAAGAGGAAAGTACTCAATGAGAGTATTGTTTTGGTATTGTGATAAATTTGCCTGGACCCCTACGCTCAAAACCCTTGAACAAGTGCCGATATCAGAGCCGGATGGCAAAGATAACGTTGTTGTGGCGTTTGTCCATATCGAACCCAAAGATGTCGAGCAAGGCAGTTCATCAGAAACCAAACTTGTTAAAAATACCAAATGGCTGGCCAGGAAATGGGATGTTACCAAGATCTTGCTCCATTCATTTACCCACCTTGGGGAGGAAAAAGCAGATCCGGATCAAGCCAAACTGCTTTTAGATCGTGTGCATGAAAGACTGCTAAAGGCAGAATATGATGCATCCCTGACGGCCTATGGGTATTATAATGACTTGGTCATTAAGGCCCCGGGCCATCCTCTGGCCCGGATATATAAAGAGTTTTAAAATCATGAACAGGCCTTTGGTTGGCGTCGCAGCGA
This window of the uncultured Desulfobacter sp. genome carries:
- a CDS encoding threonyl-tRNA synthetase editing domain-containing protein → MRVLFWYCDKFAWTPTLKTLEQVPISEPDGKDNVVVAFVHIEPKDVEQGSSSETKLVKNTKWLARKWDVTKILLHSFTHLGEEKADPDQAKLLLDRVHERLLKAEYDASLTAYGYYNDLVIKAPGHPLARIYKEF